In Microbacterium galbinum, a single window of DNA contains:
- the prpB gene encoding methylisocitrate lyase yields the protein MLYSSTTPAEKRRVLRERLASGELLRFPGAFNPLSARLIAEKGFEGVYISGAVLSADLGLPDIGLTTLTEVAGRAKQIARMTDLPAIVDADTGFGEPMNVARTIQELEDAGLAGMHIEDQVNPKRCGHLDGKSVVDESTAIKRIRAAADARRDENFLLMARTDIRAIEGLDAAIDRAKALVDAGADAIFPEAMRELSEFEAMANALDVPILANMTEFGKSELFSTSQLQSAGVSIVIWPVSLLRTAMGAAGRALDTLNTDGHLTSMLGEMQHRADLYELIDYESYNHFDSGVFNFTLDQPGR from the coding sequence ATGCTGTACTCCTCCACCACCCCGGCCGAGAAGCGCCGCGTGCTGCGTGAGCGCCTCGCGAGCGGCGAGCTGCTGCGTTTCCCCGGTGCGTTCAATCCGCTGAGCGCGCGCCTGATCGCTGAGAAGGGCTTCGAGGGCGTCTACATCTCGGGCGCCGTGCTCTCGGCCGACCTGGGGCTCCCCGACATCGGACTCACGACGCTCACCGAGGTCGCCGGCCGTGCCAAGCAGATCGCCCGCATGACCGATCTGCCCGCGATCGTCGATGCCGACACCGGGTTCGGCGAGCCGATGAACGTCGCGCGCACCATCCAGGAGCTCGAGGATGCCGGGCTCGCCGGCATGCACATCGAAGACCAGGTGAACCCCAAGCGCTGCGGGCACCTCGACGGCAAGAGCGTCGTCGACGAGAGCACGGCGATCAAGCGCATCCGCGCCGCCGCCGATGCGCGCCGCGACGAGAACTTCCTGCTCATGGCGCGCACCGACATCCGGGCGATCGAGGGCTTGGATGCCGCGATCGACCGCGCGAAGGCGCTCGTGGATGCGGGTGCGGATGCGATCTTCCCCGAGGCGATGCGCGAGCTCTCGGAGTTCGAGGCGATGGCGAACGCGCTCGACGTGCCGATCCTCGCCAACATGACCGAGTTCGGGAAGAGCGAGCTCTTCTCGACGTCTCAGCTGCAGAGCGCGGGCGTCAGCATCGTCATCTGGCCGGTGTCGCTGCTGCGCACCGCGATGGGCGCGGCGGGCCGCGCGCTCGATACGCTGAACACGGACGGGCATCTCACGTCGATGCTCGGAGAGATGCAGCATCGCGCGGATCTCTACGAGCTCATCGATTACGAGTCGTACAACCACTTCGACTCGGGTGTCTTCAACTTCACGCTCGACCAGCCCGGTCGCTGA
- a CDS encoding bifunctional 2-methylcitrate synthase/citrate synthase, whose protein sequence is MTEPDIKKGLAGVVVDTTSISKVNPETNSLLYRGYPVQELAATQSFEAVAYLLWHGELPTPEELAAFRVEERRHRALTDNVRAAIDLVPLDAHPMDEVRTAVSLIGASDPGAGGSVLDAGGSPEQNLERSIRLFAALPAIVAYGQRRRRGQELIEPRDDLDYSANFLWMTFGEEADAVVVDAFNRSMILYAEHSFNASTFTARVITSTLSDLYSAVVGAIGALKGPLHGGANEAVLHIFDEIGSADAVEAWLDKALAEKRKIMGFGHRVYKKGDSRVPTMKAALDTLVEHFDKPEVAALYDALESEFVARKGIYPNLDYPSGPAYKLIGFDTLTFTPLFVAARVTGWTAHVIEQAGANALIRPLSEYVGPDERHVAG, encoded by the coding sequence ATGACCGAACCGGACATCAAGAAGGGCCTCGCTGGGGTCGTCGTCGACACGACCTCCATCTCGAAGGTCAATCCCGAGACGAACAGCCTGCTCTACCGCGGATACCCGGTGCAGGAACTCGCCGCCACGCAGTCGTTCGAGGCCGTGGCGTACCTGCTGTGGCACGGGGAGCTGCCGACGCCGGAGGAGCTCGCGGCGTTCCGCGTCGAGGAGCGACGGCACCGTGCTCTCACCGACAACGTGCGGGCCGCGATCGACCTCGTACCGCTGGACGCGCACCCGATGGACGAGGTTCGCACGGCGGTCAGCCTGATCGGAGCGTCCGACCCCGGTGCGGGCGGATCGGTGCTGGATGCCGGCGGCAGCCCGGAGCAGAACCTCGAGCGCAGCATCCGCCTGTTCGCGGCGCTCCCCGCGATCGTGGCCTACGGCCAGCGCCGCCGCCGCGGGCAGGAGCTCATCGAGCCGCGCGATGACCTCGACTACTCGGCCAACTTCCTCTGGATGACGTTCGGCGAAGAGGCGGATGCCGTGGTCGTCGACGCGTTCAACCGGTCGATGATCCTCTACGCCGAGCACTCGTTCAACGCCTCCACCTTCACGGCGCGGGTCATCACGTCGACGCTCAGCGACCTGTACTCGGCCGTCGTCGGGGCGATCGGCGCTCTCAAGGGTCCGCTGCACGGCGGAGCGAACGAAGCCGTGCTGCACATCTTCGACGAGATCGGGTCGGCGGATGCCGTCGAGGCCTGGCTCGACAAGGCCCTCGCCGAGAAGCGCAAGATCATGGGCTTCGGGCACCGCGTGTACAAGAAGGGCGACTCGCGGGTGCCGACCATGAAGGCGGCTCTCGACACGCTCGTCGAGCACTTCGACAAGCCGGAGGTCGCGGCGCTGTACGACGCGCTCGAGTCGGAGTTCGTCGCACGCAAGGGCATCTACCCGAACCTCGACTACCCCTCGGGTCCGGCGTACAAGCTGATCGGGTTCGACACCCTCACCTTCACGCCCCTCTTCGTCGCGGCGCGGGTGACGGGGTGGACGGCGCACGTGATCGAGCAGGCCGGTGCCAACGCGCTGATCCGCCCGCTCTCGGAGTACGTCGGCCCGGACGAGCGGCACGTCGCGGGCTGA